In a single window of the Mauremys reevesii isolate NIE-2019 linkage group 3, ASM1616193v1, whole genome shotgun sequence genome:
- the LOC120400787 gene encoding MAD2L1-binding protein encodes MAGPGRQERAADLLQTEPAEAPTVTPELAPGRGGGSAAAAFHCPQGPAGRAPGCRSVSVVFPGPVTQQGCCHFACELLKHVLYQRHQLPLPYEQLAYFCRRALPRQPQDGDAIKKLPHPPDLGSSRKCQQLLIDLEGVFWHLEAIFNLTLVPRVLILVGGNAMSPKELYEINLEGISIGNAEESLQTPSCVRKLFHSLFLADVFSELQAVPVVGTIVMVQGHRDCGIDWFRPKLNYKVPTRGRKLTVNLSCGGNSSTNSSSQQGVTSVWDNYIWFQAPVTVKGFHE; translated from the exons ATGGCGGGGCCGGGCCGCCAGGAGCGGGCAG ctgacCTGCTCCAGACCGAGCCCGCGGAGGCCCCGACGGTGACCCCGGAGCTCGCCCCGGGACGGGGCGGCGGCAGCGCGGCGGCGGCGTTTCACTGCCCGCAGGGCCCGGCCGGCCGTGCCCCGGGCTGCCGCTCGGTCTCGGTGGTGTTCCCCGGCCCCGTGACCCAGCAGGGCTGCTGCCACTTCGCCTGCGAGCTCCTCAAGCACGTGCTGTACCAGCGGCACCAGCTGCCCCTGCCCTACGAGCAGCTCGCCTACTTCTGCAGGAGGGCGCTGCCCCGCCAGCCGCAG GATGGAGATGCAATTAAGAAGTTGCCACATCCCCCAGACCTAGGGAGCAGCAGGAAGTGCCAGCAGTTGCTAATAGACCTGGAGGGAGTGTTCTGGCACTTGGAAGCCATATTCAACCTGACATTGGTCCCTCGGGTCCTTATTCTAGTTGGTGGAAATGCCATGAGCCCCAAGGAGCTCTATGAGATCAACTTGGAGGGCATCTCTATAGGCAATGCTGAGGAGAGTCTGCAAACACCGTCCTGTGTTCGTAAGCTTTTCCACTCACTCTTCCTTGCAGACGTCTTCAGTGAGTTACAGGCTGTTCCTGTCGTGGGAACCATTGTCATGGTCCAAGGCCACCGTGACTGTGGCATTGACTGGTTCCGACCCAAGCTCAACTACAAAGTGCCAACACGTGGAAGGAAGTTGACTGTCAACTTGTCTTGTGGTGGAAACAGCAGTACAAATTCATCTTCTCAGCAGGGAGTGACCTCTGTGTGGGACAACTACATATGGTTCCAAGCACCAGTGACAGTTAAGGGTTTCCATGAATGA